From Triticum aestivum cultivar Chinese Spring chromosome 7B, IWGSC CS RefSeq v2.1, whole genome shotgun sequence:
tgacaacgaccgcacattcatgaccatcacgatagacggcggcttcatccacgctccggtccctgagtcgagtcgaaagtattgatgctatgtagttctgaaatatcgattagctcatgttgtaattaaactttaatgaacttgtatgtctctttaatttggatagtcgttcaacttatatgtaatcaatgctatttattagtaggatcatgaatcgtgttattaatgtgttgcttctctttcgatccttttgttgcatacttatatattgcttatatattatctgtgaattactactaacgttttgtttgtctagtgcatagagatgtcgtcatatgtcgtgtacaagggtaaggttcccggagtctacgacgactgggaggagtgttggagacaggttcaccatttcagcggtaaaagttacaaagggtacaccactagggcggaggcggaagctagatatgcgcgctatctagcgggagagaggagggagcgttggaggaaccggatgaagaccagtttcatcgcgatgatgctcatcgtgaccgcaactctcttctatgtgatggtagtttagatgatcgatatcgactttgtaATGTGACGATAAACTCGGCTAATATGATGAACTTTGCTAATGTCTCGAGACCTAAACTTGGCTAATGTTTGAACTTTGTTCGCTATttcgaatttggagactaatatgatgaaaatTCTATTGTGTGGTGTTTACATTATGTGTTGTAacgtattttgtaacctgtgcaaatatcagaaaagcaaaaaacaataattcctaatattcatagtagtggcgcaccatattgagAATTAGTGGCGCACCAAGGCTAAATACCAGTGGCGCATTAGGGggcatagtaatggtgcacttggGGGCATAGGTGAAGGTAAATATGGCCTCCTAGAAGGCATAATAATGGCGCACTattggacatagtaatggcgcactatgtggtgcgccactattactATTTGTTACaagtggcgtgttaatagtggcgcacctatagtgcgccattaatagcaaaaacaggtgcaccactaacagccttttttctagtagtgtactGCTGATATGCCTAAGTGTCCACATCAACACTATCCACAGAAATTCGGGATGATCCGACACCGGTCTAGGGATCCCGATTTTTTCACAGTATATTTTACAATAGATAAGTCGTAGATCAAAAAAACGGTGGTTGAGATTCCATAAAACAAAATGTTTTTGAGATGCCAAGGAGCCTACTACATTACAAGTAATACATACAGTTAAACGGTTCATTCATGTATTAGGTTTGTATGACACAATTGATTTATATAACGGGGCATACAAAAGCGCACCTCTCACAAGAATACAAAGTACCGCTTGGTCCCACAAACATTGCTGGCACTAGAGGTTAGACTTATTGAAGTCAAGGAGGAGGCATATTGCAGTATCTTGCCCTCATGACTCATCAAGACGATTCCGGCTCTATGAAAATGGAGGTGTTTGAATCCGTAGAACCACATGGTCTAGTGGAACTCATGGAAATCATCCTTCATGGGCTCTTCACCTCCATAGTTAGTGATTCGGCAACAAATATCATTGAGCTTTGAGATTTGATGACAATTCTCGTGGTAAGCTTGAGGGAGAATGGTGTGAGCTCTCTCACCCACTTGGCGATTTTCACATTGACCTCTTATCGCCGAAGACTTCTTTGAGGAGAATGTTGAGGCCATAGTCATGGGATTATTTAACGAAACGATTAAATTCCGATCGATTGGAATTCTACATCAGATTCAAACGACTCGATACCCGCTCGATCCACATCACTCGTCTCACCGTGTTCTCGCCTCCGCCTTCGCCTCGCTCACTCCTCCCGTGCCGCCAGGAGCGCCCCCTTTGAACCACTACCTCAGTCGCCAGAGCCCACCGGTGAGCAGCTCTTCCGCGGCTTGTCCCTCCCCTTCCTCTTCTCATCTCATACGTCTCTCTCACCTCTGGCAGCCATGGCAGCCCGATCGAGAGGAAGATCCAGTTCAGTCGTCGTCGACCATGGAGCCGAGCTCGACCCAAACCGCCGCCACCGGAGAGCTGCTGTGAGTTGGGCTAAACCCCCTTCCTCTTCTCATCTCATACGTCTCTCTCACCTAACAACTGAGATGAGGAAACGAAGAGAACTGGCATGCTCAGCTCTGCTGTCGTTAGACGACGCTGGAAACGGCATAAGCCGTCCTAGAGAGGACTTGTTCATCATATGAAACAGGCACTCAAGCATCGACCATCCAAGGGAGTAATGTGTTAACCAACAACAGTTCCAATCCCGTAGCTAGAACAATGAAACAGCAAAATATTTAAATTTTGATTTGTGAGGCAACCTTCTCTCATAAGAGGTAAAGGTCACCCTTTAAAAAAGTTAGAATATGCTGCACATGTGTGGCGTGCACACGGTATTCTTTAGTAAAAGGCGAAAGAATAGTTCGCTTTGTGCCCACCACGCAGCTGCTTGAGTTTGAAATGGAGATGGTGCCGGCCTATACGTAGCGGGACGGCAGGGTAGCTCCTCCTTCCCGAGCGATGTGGGACTATTCCAACTTCTGCCAGAGCTGGGGAgtgcttttttttttttgaggggagagCTGGGGAGTGCTGCTATGCCAGGTTTTCTCACATGGGCTTCAAGCATCGCTAAAGCCAGTTGGGCTGGACTTCAGGCTTTGCACCATTCTCATTTCCTTTCCGCCGGAACGCTCAAAAAAAAAATTCTACCATTGACAGTGAAACACTAGCAGAGATTGTTAAAGCAATCTTGCTCTAGAAAACAGCTAAATCTACCACGCATAATGATCTAACATGCAAGCTCCCCTCAAAAAGGTTATTTGACATACTTGACAAATTTTGTAATTCCTTGTCCCATTTCGTAAATGAATTTTGTGGAAAAATAAGGCAAGCTTTTAACGGTGTTGAGCTGTTTGATGAAGAAACTACACATTTACCAGACCCGCGATAAcgcttttatttatttacaaaaaAGCCTACAAACCAAACAATACCCGAAAACATTTTaagcatgaaattgacaacatTCCCATTTCATTTGTTAAAAGAAACCATTGGAAGAAAAAGGAAAGCTAAGGTTCTCATTTCACTTGCAAAAAAGTGTAGAAACGAGCAGAATCGCTTGCTGTATACACAGGAGAGCAGTTATTAACTATTGAAGGCTGAACCACCGGTCCGAATCCACACAACAAAACGTCCTTTTTGATCTAAAAACAACAAACATTCCGAAAATGAACATGTGATGAAAACTTTCCGAGCTCCCATATTATACAGTCTACGCCTAAACATTTCAAGCTACATAAAAAACTCAGCGTATGCAGAAAATTGGCGAGGGCAAAACTGGCAGGCGATACAGCAGCCAACATCTATCTATCATCCTGGTGCCGCTTCTCCCTGTGCCTGCTCGCCTCGCGGTGTCCGGCGTCTTCCCTTCTATGTCTATCAGCATCAGGGCTCCGCGCCCTGCGGTCACGCTCGTCTCTCCTGTGACGATCGCCCTTCCCACGGTCATCATCGCCCCTGTGGCGCCGGTCACCGTTGGGCTTATCATCCCTGTCGTATCGACCAGCTCCTGATCTCCGTTTGTAGTCTTCTTCACCGTCGTCCATGTTTCTGCTCCTGCTATGTTGCTTGCTGTAGTCACGGTCGTCGTGCCTAACAGAGCCTCGACCACCAGATCTGTCGTGACTGTGGTGGTCGTCTGGCCTCCGAACTCCTCGGCTCACAGTACTTTCTTTGCTTTGCCGGACTCCTTTCTGGTCGTTCTGACTTCTCTCCCTGCTGCTGTTCCTATCGCGGTCACCACGAGGCGGTAGCTGAGATCTCTGGTCATCTACTTTTTGAACCTTTCTTCGGTCAGTATTCCGACGAGCAGTATCATCCTCGAAGACGAAATCATAACTGCAACATGAGAGTAGATTGTCAGAGCATGTGACAACGCTGTAAAAACAATTGTCTAAGACAAGAGATGGAGAGTGACCTTCGACGGTTATTCCCGCCTCGCTGAGTGTTATCATCTTTCAGAACATAATTTGGGGCTTTAGGCTTCTGCTCACCATCCTGGTCACAGTCTCGGGCTATGTGATCTGGAGCACCACACTTGAAGCAACCATCTGCAATAAGAAATTACAAAGTCGCACattattcattttagagtttctaaAGGGTGCTTGAACAAGAAATAATAAAGATGAAGGGCACAATATCAGAATTGTAAACACACATTGTAAAGCCCAAGGAGAACTTGCCACACATTTCTGAttttgacatgtgggacccagGTGGCAGAAAAAGAATCTCGCGACACGGCAACAGGTGCAGCTATAAATCAAACATGTGACTGACACATGACAGCTTGCCTAACTTGGGGTCTGGCAAAAAAAAAAGTGCAGCTACTAATTGTTCATATCTCCAATTGTCTAACAATGTTTTGCAATACTTGACAATCCAATAGAAATTATGGTCACTAATAACATTTCCAAGCACTTCTCTGGGTACCTTCAGCATGCTCCAGAAATTTCTTCTAACGAATTTAAAAGGAGCCATTTAACATAGTATGAATGATGTCACATTTGGTTGCAAAGGAACTGTTACATCCTTGATATGTTCCAATTGCTTATGTAATTTTCCATAGGAATAAGAATTAGGTTCGCAGTAGAATTCAATTTCAGAAGTTCTCTTGAACGAATGCACATTTCCCTCCGAATGTCGACATAATCAGTTCTCATCTAACGCTGATGCGTTATAGTAACCATAGCCAGCTAACCATTAGAGCTTTGTTTACTCATAGAGAATCCATATTTCACGACAATAAAACAATATCATGAAGAAAAAATAACCCGCGGTCAGAATCTATACCTTTATTTCCATTCCGTTTACTTTGTCTGAACTGACCCCACAATTTTGAAACACTTTGGCTAAAATCAACATGGATCCTCCGATCATCAATCAGGCAGTTGTCCATCTGCAAGCATAGCATTGAGTAAGCAGTGTTCTCTATATAGTGCTATAGTAAGAAGTACCAATAATAAATGAAATTGTAGGGCATAAGTAAACATTGTAAGAGGACACTGAATTGTCAAAGCAGCAACAATGTTGTGACTTTCATTAGTGAAGAGTAGTTGACAGAGCACACGAGTGCACGAACGATAAGTAACAAAATGCAAATTAGTGGACAACTAAGATATAAGGAGCTTTGAGTATAATTACAGGAATCCAGGTTGGATGCTAACCTTGAAATATGCACGTTCGCATGCCTCCTTTTCCTCAAATTCTAACAAAAGATCATCAAGAGAAACTGTTAGCATTTTCTATTACAACGTTCATCTCGATGATTGATACAGGTAGAACAATAAGTGTCGTCTATATTAGTACACCACAATTGTAGCCTTTATACTATACCAAAACTGGACCTAGAGACAACAATTGTACCATCTAGAACCTTTTCTGCATCTAAGATTCCCATTTTATTATTTAAAATAGAAGCCATTACATTGAAGGTGCACAAGTAGCCAATATCTTTTGTGTTGATGATTTCCTATTTTCTTCACCAAGCATTCAGTTGTTGGGAATGAAGCAACATCACAGTTGCCTGTTCACGAATTTTGTTCGGAACCTTGATTCACAACAATATAACTACCTTGCTGAAGATAACCAGATGGAATGGTTGTAGGGAGATAGGTAGACAAAGGTTGGAGTCGGAGAACATAGATTTCTTCATACTTGGTTGATTATGAAATAGCATCTTTATATAGTGCAGGCTGCAGGTAGCCCTTAAGCACACCCTAGCATGATGTGAAGTCCAAACATGTTGTCTCCTATAATCCTATACGTCCTTAATACAGTAGTGTTCCCTAAATGAGTCATGGTCTTCCTCTGCTGGGATCGCTGATGCTGCTAATCCACAAGAGATTTTGTCCAAATACCAGTCCCAAACTACACAATGCAATTGTATCCACGACTAGTAACATCAAACATGCATAAATCTCCCTCTGTTTGGACTCTCTGCTGCTGCTAATCCACAACACATGCATTTACTAGTTTGTTAGCAAACTACATTATGCAATTGTATCCATGCCTAGTAATGAAACTTAAACGTGCATACACCATCGACCATATCGTAGGCCTAAATGGCCAAACCTATGCAACTGCTCGATGAACAAACTGGAACCAAGATTCCCTACATAAATAAAACATGCTATTTCTATGCAATTGCTCCCTCACTGCATATCATCATGGTATAGAAGTTTAGAGGGAATAAGCATACCAATAAAAGCATAGCATAAACTATCCCCAGTCTTGAAGTCACGAATTATTTCAGCTCTGCAACCAAGGATGTGAAGTTAACAAGAGCATAAACAAGGAGATGCATGTGTTAGTTGAGGTTAAGAAAGGCACGCACGATGTCACACTTCCAAAACGCGAGAAGATTGtatataaatcttcatcctgcaaaATGATCAAagtagccagaatttttttttgaaaagcgaTGGGCAGAAAGTAACAAGTTCAGTTAGGACATCCAAATAATTAGCAATTTAACCAGAATACTGTCAGAAGAAAATCTACATGTAAAGAGGCAGCACAAATGTAATTAATGTCAAGCTTTGGGCAAAGCAGGATGATaacataaataaaagaaagaactaAATGAGCAGAATATTATGCAAACGGTTACAAACTAATACTAACCTGTGTCACTGGATTGAGTTTGCAAACAAATAAGACATTATCTGGTGGTTTGACCTCAGCATCTGGAATGTCTCCAACCTGAATACAACAGGTGTTTCATCACTCATAAACATGACATGGTAACTAGGAGTATTAACGAGTAAGGTGTTGGGTTTGATATGGCACCAGGACTTACACTCTCAAGGATCACTGCATTAGCATGTGCTTCTTTAGAGCGGATCAACTCCTCAAGCTGACCAGGATCCACTGTTTCATCTAGAGGGACCCAGCTATCCTCTAGGCGCTCTTCTGCAACCTGTGAATTTTCAAACCGGGAAGACAAAATATGGCATTGAGAACATAACCGTTTTTTATATGGTGGTGAAGGATGTGAATGAGACAGATGCATTCGTACTCAAGATCTTACTGAAATGAACACAAATGGCATAACTCGACTTACCTCATCACGCGGCTTTCCTAATGGAGAATTCTCAGGAATAAGTTCAGCAAGCTGAGGAGGATCATCAAAAGGATCATCCAAGATATATGTGTGTTTAATCCTGTCAATAAAAAAATTAGCGAACAGTCGGCAGGCAGAAAGAATGAAAGCAAGTTAATGCTAGAAAAGGAAAAGGTCTGTTTAGTGTGTGCCCAAAGGTAGCCCATGGAAACCAAGCCAAATTCTGCAGACCGAATTGGCAGCTCAGGTTTGGGAAACACTTGGCTCCAAAAATGAACTGCGGGATAAATAGAACATAACCTAAAATTTTAGCATCAAACCATATAGCAGATAAAATATTTTTAAGCAGCCACAGTTTGAGAAGGCTGACAAACTTTTGGCTCTCAAGGGCACAAAATCAAACAGCCCTGTTCTTTGGCAGATATGTCCTAACTATGCAATTTACCACAGGTCTGAAACAACATTCTACCTTATGTCCTTAAACGGTCTTCCTTTATCATCAACATATGCTTCATTTATCTTTGTCAGTGTGTCAAGACCTTCAGCAACTGTCCCAAAGACCTGCAATTGACAGAACAAAGTGATGAACTCACTGAAGAAATTATCAACCTCTCACCAGCCGGAAAAAAAAAACAGTGAACAAGGTTCTACTAACCGTGTGCTTGTCGTCAAGGTAGTCAACATCATCCCGCAATGTGATGTAGAACTAAAACAATCAAAAATAGATATTAAGAAGTTAAAAACAGGCAGACATATGTCCTCAAAAATTAAAAATCAGTACCGTTGTAATATTGTACCTGTGAGGCATTGCAATTCTCACCAGCACTTGCCATAGCAATAGTGCCAGTTTTCGAGTGCCTTAATTCTGGACGGATCTCATCATTGAAAAATCGAGCTTGATCACCATAAAGGTACCTGGAGAAAGAAGATTCAGCTTTCAGACATATCTTTGACAGTAGTAGACAGCCTAAATTCAAGTAAATGTCGAACACAAAAGACCAAATTATATGGTTCAGAGCTTAgtaacacacacgcgcgcgcacacacagaaACATAAGTTGGGGGGAACACATATTGAGAATTCGGTAAAACAATGCTCACTTGTACACGGAATCACCACCACTGCCAGTTCCAGTAGGGTCCCCAGATTGTGCCAAGAAATCCTTCTCCACCTTGTGGAACAGACACCCGTTGTAATACTTCATTCTGTTTAAGTCAAAGCATAATGTAAAAGAATGAGTACCCTGATTACTAATAATCGACTCTCCATGAACTCCTGCCGTCCATTATGTGTGGTAAGAACAGCAGACACATCTATAATCACTGTAATTTGGAATCCTAAATCTACAGCAGGTTGGAAACAAGCCACTAGAAACAAACAAGAGCTACATCACACTAAGGCACACAAGGCCCAAGGCACAATCTCTATTCAGTTCTGATAATGTCACAGATAATTATGAATCAAACATAACAGCACTAAGCATCAGATGGCGACTAGAGCTCCGCTTGCTTGAAATGAGGTAAAATTAGACGCCAATCCGCTGATCCCCAATGCAGCTGACCTTACATAAGATGTTCACAGTATCACTAAGCAATCCGAAACAGCTCAGAGGAAGATTCGCAGAGCTACGGGGACACACAAGTCGCACCTACAGCTACAAGCAATCTCGAATCAATCCAGGCACGGCACAACGATAAATTACAGCTAAACTAGCAGCGAACTTGCCCGCTTAATCAGAGACGAAATCAATCAATTAGAAGCCGGCCGTGTCGCCCATACAGACCGAACGAAACCGCGCAGAGAACGAGCCCTAGGTACGGCTGCTTACTTGCAGAGCTTGAGGAAGTTCTTGGTGGTGAGGGGGCACAGGTCGGTGTGGAGATCCAGCTCGATGTCGCCCACGCTCGTGACCATCAGGACCGACATCTTGGCCCCTCGCCGGCGGCAAGCAAACCGCGGCTGCGGGTGCGGTGCGGGAGGgggggcgaggaggcggcgagggTTCGGTGGCGCTGGGGATTGGAGAGGGGATTCGGGCGCCGGCGGAGCGCCGCCGAGGAGGGCACGCCGTGACAATCCCAACCCTAACTTTTTGGAAACAATCCCCGCCGAGGAGGGCTTGGGATGGAGAGGCAAAAAATCGAGAGGGTTTTCTGGAAAAGTACGTCACTGGGAGAACTGGAACGGAATCCAGCAGATCTGCGCCGTCCGGGATAGATCGGACGGCCGGGAATTTCTTTTGCTTTGGAAACATGACGGTTgggaattcaaaaaaatataaacacAGCACAAACACGACGTAAATTCATCGCAAACTTCGGCGAGTTCATttaaacttaaacatattttacaaaaaaaagaaaaaaaactactaggggCCGCCACTCGCCGTCtgcctcgccgctccccgccgcacgccgccctcgcagttctacatgccgaggaggctatagaaccgcgtgtagtcaccgtcgccgtcggcggcggcggcggcgcctgcgccgccgccgtccctgctgcatccctcccccggttggcgcagcgggttggacggtccgggggcgtcctcaTCGTCGTCGCTATCGAGGATCACGACGctgtgctcgtcctcgcgcccgcgCTTGCGGGcctcgatctcctccagggcctggcgctgccggaccatcttgtcgcggaggtagtcgtcccgcgcccactgcagggcgtcctcgtcggagaagccacgccgggctatctcctcgtactccgcggggaggccgggctccggcttggactcgacgaggacgaagcg
This genomic window contains:
- the LOC123157246 gene encoding peptidyl-prolyl cis-trans isomerase CYP59, whose product is MSVLMVTSVGDIELDLHTDLCPLTTKNFLKLCKMKYYNGCLFHKVEKDFLAQSGDPTGTGSGGDSVYKYLYGDQARFFNDEIRPELRHSKTGTIAMASAGENCNASQFYITLRDDVDYLDDKHTVFGTVAEGLDTLTKINEAYVDDKGRPFKDIRIKHTYILDDPFDDPPQLAELIPENSPLGKPRDEVAEERLEDSWVPLDETVDPGQLEELIRSKEAHANAVILESVGDIPDAEVKPPDNVLFVCKLNPVTQDEDLYTIFSRFGSVTSAEIIRDFKTGDSLCYAFIEFEEKEACERAYFKMDNCLIDDRRIHVDFSQSVSKLWGQFRQSKRNGNKDGCFKCGAPDHIARDCDQDGEQKPKAPNYVLKDDNTQRGGNNRRSYDFVFEDDTARRNTDRRKVQKVDDQRSQLPPRGDRDRNSSRERSQNDQKGVRQSKESTVSRGVRRPDDHHSHDRSGGRGSVRHDDRDYSKQHSRSRNMDDGEEDYKRRSGAGRYDRDDKPNGDRRHRGDDDRGKGDRHRRDERDRRARSPDADRHRREDAGHREASRHREKRHQDDR